In Meleagris gallopavo isolate NT-WF06-2002-E0010 breed Aviagen turkey brand Nicholas breeding stock chromosome 2, Turkey_5.1, whole genome shotgun sequence, the following are encoded in one genomic region:
- the GINM1 gene encoding glycoprotein integral membrane protein 1 isoform X1, protein MAFRALCIFSHKYTSLFFVVFQETIRVNVMMLKSNGEFHKGQVVFNITYVNGQVYLNDFPMRSGVAHITCQTVILENGSLDDMVEQQRLGTVSVRIMVHEWPLASSSDLQLIVIQEEVTEIDGRQVQQEEVTEIDILVKDLRVLRHSNYTVPLKESMLYSIPRDNDVLFTLPNLSGKDIQDPLQTTSQYLIWQVETTVDEETLPGKLPETPLRIEPPSSYKVMCQWVEDLRKWLCRFWFKSLPIFFNLMEVIVVGVIGAAFILKVLKVIFPSCEPKSILLLDQMSFVPVITINLPSDVPDRKNNLDEKTCT, encoded by the exons ATGGCCTTCAGGGCTTTGTGTATTTTCTCACATAAATAtacatctcttttctttgttgttttccagGAAACAATCAGAGTCAATGTTATGATGTTGAAAAGCAATGGAGAATTTCACAAAGGGCAG GTTGTGTTTAATATCACCTATGTTAATGGACAGGTGTATCTGAACGATTTTCCTATGAGAAGCGGAGTTGCTCACATAACGTGTCAAACAGTAATAT TGGAGAATGGAAGCCTGGATGACATGGTAGAGCAGCAACGCCTGGGAACTGTCAGCGTTCGCATCATGGTTCATGAGTGGCCTTTGGCATCCAGTTCTGATTTGCAGCTGATTGTCATTCAGGAAGAAGTGACGGAAATTGATGGAAGACAG GTTCAGCAGGAAGAAGTAACAGAAATAGATATCTTAGTGAAGGACCTGAGGGTACTGAGACATTCAAACTACACCGTCCCTTTGAAAGAGAGCATGTTGTATTCCATCCCAAGGGACAACGACGTGCTATTTACGCTTCCCAACCTCTCAGGAAaag ataTTCAAGATCCACTGCAAACTACCAGTCAGTACCTGATCTGGCAGGTGGAAACCACAGTGGATGAAGAGACATTACCTGGCAAGTTACCAGAAACACCTCTTAGAATAGAACCTCCATCCTCCTACAAG GTGATGTGCCAGTGGGTGGAAGACTTGAGAAAATGGCTCTGCAGATTCTGGTTTAAATCTTTACCCATTTTCTTTAATCTGATGGAAGTCATTGTGGTTGGAGTTATTGGAGCAGCGTTCATTCTAAAAGTCTTAAAGGTGATTTTCCCTTCCTGTGAGCCCAA AAGCATCCTTCTCCTGGATCAAATGAGCTTTGTACCTGTGATTACCATCAACTTGCCTTCAGATGTTCcagacaggaaaaataatttagatgAGAAAACATGTACTTAA
- the GINM1 gene encoding glycoprotein integral membrane protein 1 isoform X2, with the protein MAFRALCIFSHKYTSLFFVVFQETIRVNVMMLKSNGEFHKGQVVFNITYVNGQVYLNDFPMRSGVAHITCQTVILENGSLDDMVEQQRLGTVSVRIMVHEWPLASSSDLQLIVIQEEVTEIDGRQVQQEEVTEIDILVKDLRVLRHSNYTVPLKESMLYSIPRDNDVLFTLPNLSGKDIQDPLQTTSQYLIWQVETTVDEETLPGKLPETPLRIEPPSSYKVMCQWVEDLRKWLCRFWFKSLPIFFNLMEVIVVGVIGAAFILKVLKVIFPSCEPKSIFSLAVIIPNFD; encoded by the exons ATGGCCTTCAGGGCTTTGTGTATTTTCTCACATAAATAtacatctcttttctttgttgttttccagGAAACAATCAGAGTCAATGTTATGATGTTGAAAAGCAATGGAGAATTTCACAAAGGGCAG GTTGTGTTTAATATCACCTATGTTAATGGACAGGTGTATCTGAACGATTTTCCTATGAGAAGCGGAGTTGCTCACATAACGTGTCAAACAGTAATAT TGGAGAATGGAAGCCTGGATGACATGGTAGAGCAGCAACGCCTGGGAACTGTCAGCGTTCGCATCATGGTTCATGAGTGGCCTTTGGCATCCAGTTCTGATTTGCAGCTGATTGTCATTCAGGAAGAAGTGACGGAAATTGATGGAAGACAG GTTCAGCAGGAAGAAGTAACAGAAATAGATATCTTAGTGAAGGACCTGAGGGTACTGAGACATTCAAACTACACCGTCCCTTTGAAAGAGAGCATGTTGTATTCCATCCCAAGGGACAACGACGTGCTATTTACGCTTCCCAACCTCTCAGGAAaag ataTTCAAGATCCACTGCAAACTACCAGTCAGTACCTGATCTGGCAGGTGGAAACCACAGTGGATGAAGAGACATTACCTGGCAAGTTACCAGAAACACCTCTTAGAATAGAACCTCCATCCTCCTACAAG GTGATGTGCCAGTGGGTGGAAGACTTGAGAAAATGGCTCTGCAGATTCTGGTTTAAATCTTTACCCATTTTCTTTAATCTGATGGAAGTCATTGTGGTTGGAGTTATTGGAGCAGCGTTCATTCTAAAAGTCTTAAAGGTGATTTTCCCTTCCTGTGAGCCCAA AAGCATCTTTAGCTTGGCTGTGATAATACCAAATTTTGATTAG